TGCCGCGGTCGAGCATGTAGATGCTCATGACCCGGCCGCGCAGTTGGTCCGGCACGGTCATGTGCAGCACCATGTTGGAGACGGACATGAACAGCACCTGGAATCCGCCCACGACGACCAAGGTCGCCAGCGCCAGCGTCAGCGTACGGACCAGGGCGAACAGGGCGAGGAAGACCCCCTGGAGCACCAGCGCCGCAAGCATCAGCAGCCCGGGCCGGTTCACCCGGCTGGCGTAGTGGGCGACGCTCAGCATGGCCAGCATGGCGCCCAGGCCCGGCGCGGCCATCATGAGGCCAAGGCCGTCCGCGCCCACCTGCAGCACGTCCTTCTGGAAGATGGGCAAGAGCGCCTGGTAGGGCATGGCGAAGAGGCGCGGGATCATGGCCGTGGCCATGACCGCGAACACCACCGGGTCGGACCACACGTAGCGGATGCCCTCGCGCAGGTTGCTCAGAACCGAAGAAGCCGCCGCCTCGCTGATCCGCTCGGGCACATGCATCCGGTAGATCATCCACAGCACGAAGAGGTACGTGGCGCTCTGGATGTAGAAGTTGCCCGCCAGCCCGAACGCGACGATGAGCACGCCACCCACGCTGGGGCCGATGACCTTGGTGAGGTTGAAGGCCGCGGAGTTGAGCGCCACGGCGTTCATCAGCTCCGCCCGCGGCACCACGTCGGGGATGAGCGCCTGCCGCACCGGCTCGCTGAAGGACCACACCACGCCGGTCACCAGCGTGAAGGCGAACAGGTGCCACACCTGCAACAGGCCCAGGCTCACCACCACGCCCATGCTCAGCGCGGTGAGCAGCACACACCACTGGGTGCTCATCATGAGCCGGCGCCGGTCCGTGCGGTCCGCTGCCACGCCGGCCAGCGGACTGAAGAACAGGAACGGCACGAAACGCAGGCCGTTGATCGCCCCCAGCAATATGGATGACCCCGTCATCTCGTACGTGGCCCAGCCCAGGGTCACTTGCTGAATCCACAACCCGCCGCTCAGGAAACAGGTGCCGGCCCACAGGTAGCGGAAATCCCGGTTGCGCAGCGACGAGAAGGTGCTTCGAGATCCGGTATTCACACGAGTGTCCGATCCGGGCCGGCCATGGCCGCCACCAGGCTGAGTTGCCGGCGGTCGAGGTTGGCGCTCTTGATGAGGGCGTAGACCTCCTGGCCCGGCGCCAGCGCCAACTCGCGCACCGCCCCCCGCGTCACCAGCGCGGTGAGCGTCGTGTCGCCGATGCGCACCCTGAGCTCGGTCACGGGGCCGGCGTCGGCACGGTCCCCACCGATCTCCACCAGGGTCCCCCTGAGCACGTTGCGCAGGCTCAGCCCGCGCGGCCGCTCCGTGGCCACGCCGACGTCGCGCGCGCGGATCCACACGCGCACGGCCACCCCTTCGGGGATCTCCGCCAGCGGCACGCGCAACTCGCCGCCGCGGAATTCGAGATGCGTGATGCCGGCCTCGGCGTCGTGGCGCGCGACCCGGGTGGTCAACATGGTGCCGGTCTCGGTTTCGTCCTCCGGCGACCACAGCTCCAGCCGGTTCAGGATCTCGTCCACTTCGCCCGCGGCCGCAACCCGCCCCGCGGACACGAGGACCAGGTTGCGCGCCAGGCGCGACACCTCGTCCAGCGAGTGGCTCACGTAGAGAATCGGAATGCCCATTTCGTCGAGCCGCTCGACGTAGGGAAGGATCTCCCGCTTCATGAGGACGTCGAGAGACGCCAGCGGCTCGTCCATCAACAGCACCCGTGGGTTGCTCAGGAGCGCCCGGCCCACGGCCACGCGCTGCTTCTCGCCGCCGGAGAGGGACCACGGCCGGCGCGGCAGCAGCGCGCTCAGGTCCAGCAGCGCGACCACCTGTTCGATGGTCAGGTAGCGCTCGGCGGCGGGGGCGAAGCGCAGGCCGTACAACAAGTTCCGCCGTACCGTCAGGTGGGGGAACAGGCGGCCCTCCTGGAACACGTAGCCGATGCGCCGCTTCCAGGGCGGCAGGTCGATGCCGCCGGCGCTGTCGAACAGCACGTGGCCGTCCACCTCGATCCGCCCGCGATCGGGCTTCAGGAGCCCGCTCACCATGTTCACGATAGAGGTCTTGCCCGCGCCGGAACGGCCGAACAAGGCGGTGACGCCACGGTCGCTGCGGAACCGGGCCTCGATGCGGAAGTCCCCGAGGCGGCGCTCCACGTCCACTTCAAGCATTTGCCGTGTACCCCCGCGTCTTCCGGGCAACATAACGGCCGAGCATCTCCGAGGCCACCAGCGCGACGATGGTGACCGCCACGATGACTAGGGTGAGACGCAGGGCACCGGTCTCGCCGCCGGGCACCTGCAGCGCGGAATGGACCGCCAGCGACAACGTCTGCGTCTCTCCGGGGATGTTGGAGACGAACGTGATGGTGGCGCCGAACTCCCCCAGGCTCCGCGTGAAGCCCAGGATCGCGCCCGCCACCATGCCCGGCAGGCTCAACGGCAGCGTCACCGTGAGCCAGGTCCAGACACGGTTCGCTCCCAAGGTCCTTGCGGCGGACTCCAGGCGCTGGTCGACGGCTTCCAGGGAGAGCCGGATGGGCCGCACCATCAAGGGAAAGGCCACCACCGCCGCCGCCACCACGGCCCCGGTCCAGCGGAAGGCGAAGACCAGTCCGAAGGTCTCTTCCAGCCACGCCCCCACCAGGCCGCGGCGCCCCAGCAGCAGCAGCAAGAGGTACCCGGTGACCACCGGCGGCAGCACCAGCGGCATGTGCAACAGGCCGTTGAGAATCTCCTTGCCCCAGAAGCGGTAGCGCGCCAGCACGTGCGCGGCCAGCACCGCCAGGGGCAGGGTGACCACCGTGCTCCAGGCGGCGATGCGCACGCTCAGGCGCAGGGCCTCGATCTCGGCCGGGCTCAGGGACCACATGGGGACGGCACCGTGGGAAGGGTCAAGGGATCGGTGGAACGCGCCACTACGGCTCCCGCCCCGTGAAGCCGTGGGCCTCGAACACCGACCGGGCCTTGGGCGACCAGAGAAAGCTCAGGAACCGCTCGGCCTGCGGGTGGTCGCTGGCGGCGGGCACGGCCACCGAATAGTGGATGGGCGGGTGGGAGTGCACCGGAAAGGTGCCCACCACCGCCACCTTCGGGTCCGCAAGGGCATCGGTGACGTAGACGATGCCGTAGGGCGCCTCGCCGCGCGCCACCAGGGCCAACGCCCGGCGCACGTCCGCGGTGCCGGCCACCCGGCCCGCCACCGCCTTCCACACCCCGTAGGTCTGGAGCGCGGCCTTGGCGTACACTCCCGCGGGGACGTAGCTCGGATCACCCATGGCGAGCCGCCCTCCCTCCAGGAGGCGGACCAGCGGAAACCCGGAATGAATGGTCACGGGCGCGGCGCTCCCCGCCGGCGCCACCAACACCAGCCGGTTGCCGAGCAGGTCGCCGCGGGTGCCCGGCCGCAGCCAGCGCCGGCGCTCCAGCCGGTCCATCCACTTGGGACTCGCCGACACGTAGACGTCCGCGGCGGCGCCCTGCTCGATCTGCCGGGCCAGGGTGGAACTGGCGGCGAAGGAGAGCGCGACCCGTGCGCCGCCCGCGCGCTCGAAGCCTTGCGCGACGGCGTCCACCGCGCCCTGAAGGCTGGCGGCGGCGAAAACCAGCAGGCGCTCCGACGCCGCGGCCGGGGCGGCGCAGACCGTCGCCAGGAGGAGGACTCCCGCGAGCACACGGACCCCCCGAACCGTCATTCCCGCGGAAGCGGGAATCCATGGGTTGTTCATCGTTTTGTCTTGGCATTTTGTTGTCTATAATGCCAAGTATTCACGCGCCCGTGACGGCCCGTGGACAGGCCGCCGCGACGACGCGGCGCGCGCAACCCCGAAAGGAGCCCATGGCTGGACGGAAAGTTCCCTACGACCCCGCGACCGCGAAGCTCTTGTGCTACGCGTCCGCGGTCCCTTCCTTTCTCGACGGCGGCGACACCCCGCGGGCGTATCTCGAGCGCTGCCTGGAGACCATCGACGCGCTGGAGCCGGAAGTCAAAGCCTTCGTGCGGATGAACGTGGACGGCGCCCGCAAGGCGGCCGACGCCGCCGGCGCGCGCTACAAGGACGGACGGCCGCTCTCGGTAGTGGACGGCATGCCCCTGGCCATCAAGGACGTCCACGAAACCGAGGACATGCCCATGGAAGTGGGCAGCCCGGTGCTCAAGGACTTCCACACCGGCTGGGACGGCGCCGCGGTCCACGCCCTGCGCAAGGGCGGCGCGCTCATCCTGGGCAAGACGGTAACCACCGAGTTCGCCTTTGCCGCCCCCGGACCCACCCGCAACCCGTGGGACGTGTCGCGCACGCCCGGGGGCTCCTCCAGCGGCAGCGCCGCCGCGGTGGGCGCGGGCATGGTGCCGGCGGCCACCGGCACCCAGGTGCGCGGCTCGGTGCTGCGGCCGGCGGCCTACTGCGGCACCTACGCCATCAAGGCCTCCTACGGCGCCATCAACACCCTGGGGGGATTCCCGTCGGCCCCAAGCCTGGCCCATCTGGGGATTCTCGCGGGCACCCTGGAGGACATGTGGGGCACGGCCTGGTACATCTCCCACGGCGCCGGCGGCGACCCGGGCCATCCGAGTCTCAACGGCGAGCCCACGCTGCCGCCCGCGCGCAAGCCCGGGCGGGTTGTCCGGCTGGAAAGCGCCGGATGGGACGTCACCGCGGACGACACCCGGGCGGTCTTCGAAGGTTACGTGGAGACGTTGCGGTCCAGGGGCGTGGCGGTGGCGGGCCGGGCCGAGGACCCCGACGTGGAGGCGCTGGAGCGGAAGCTCCGGGAACTGCCCGAGGTGATCCTGCTCATGCTCACCTATGAAGGGCGCTACCCGCTGGCGCTCTACGCCGACCGCTGCCCCGAGCTCTTGAGCGAGCGCGTACGGGAGCGGGTGGAGGCGGGCCGGAGCCTCACACCCGCGGACTATGCGCGGGCGCTGGACTGGTGCCATGCCTTCCGCCGGCAATGGGAAGCCATGGCGCGCGGCACCGACGCGTTCATCACGCTGAACTCGGTGGACGCCGCGCCCGTGGGCATGCCGGTGGGCAACTCCATCTACGGCGAGCTCTCGTCGGTGGTGGGCGTTCCCACCCTGAACCTGCCGCTGCTGGCGCTCGACGAAATGCCGCTGGGCGTTCAATTGCTCGGTTACTTTCGCAAGGATTCGGAGCTCGTGGGCATCGGACGCTGGCTGGCGGAGAGCTGACCCGGGCCGACCCTGTCGTGGTCCCCAAAAGAGGTCCTGAAGCACTTACGGTCTTGTCGTGAAAGTCCTCGTCAGCCTGCTCGTCTCCTTCATGGAGCATCCGGAAACCCGGCGCAACCTCGGGGTGCTGCTCAAGTTCGTCGGCATCCTCGTGGGCATCATCACCGTCTATTCCGTCCTCTTCCACGTCATCATGGTCGGCGTGGAAGGCAAGGACCACTCCTGGGTCACGGGGTTCTACTGGGCCCTGACGGTCATGAGCACGCTGGGGTTCGGCGACATCGTCTTCGACAGCGACCTGGGAAGGATCTTCAGCATCCTCGTCCTCCTGTCGGGCATCATCCTGTTGCTCATCCTGCTGCCCTTCACCCTGATCCGTTCGTTCTACGGGCCGTGGCTGGAATCCCAGATACGCGGCCGCGCGCCCCGCCAAGTGCCGGATGACCTCGCGGACCACGTCATCATCTGCGGTTACGACGCGCTGGCGACGGGCCTGATCGAGCGGCTGGCCCTTTACGACATCCCCTACCGCGTCATCGAGCCGGACCCCGCGGAGGCCGCCCGCAAGCACCGCGAGGGGCTCTCGGTCATCGCCGGCGACGTGGACAGCCGGCAGACCTACGTCAACATGCGGGCGTCACGCGCGCGTCTCATCCTCGCCAACCTCGGCGACGCGGTGAACACCAACATCACCATCACGGCGCGCGACATGGCCCCAAACGTCCCCATCATCGCCACCGCCGAGACCGAGGACGCCATCGACGTGCTGGAACTGAGCGGCTGCACCCATGTGCTGCCGCTGCACCAGCAACTCGCGGAACGGCTCGCCAACCGCGTCAACGCCGGCCATGCCGAGGTGCACGTCATCGGCGGCATCCGCGACCTGCGAATCGCCGAGTTCGCCGTGCACAACACGCCGTTCGCCGGCCGCACCATTCGCGAGACGCAAATCCGCGAAGCCACCGGCCTGGAGGTCGTCAGCGTGTGGGATCGCGGCAAGCTCCTGCCCGCCCGGCCCGACACGTACCTCTCCCATTCCAGCCTGCTGATGGTGGCGGGCACCGAGCAGCAGATCCTGGAACTCAACCTGCTGCTGGTGATCTACGACATCAACTACAACCCGGTGCTCGTCATCGGCGGCGGCAAGGTGGGGCGGGCCACGGCCCGGGCGCTGCGGCGCAAGGAAGTGGACGTGCATCTCATCGAGCGCAACGAGGCCCTGCGGGCGCGCATCGGCGAGATTCCCAGCCGGCTCTTCCTCGGCGAGGCCGCGGACCGGGACCTGATCATGGAGGCGGGTCTCAGCAACACCCCCGCGGTGGTGCTGTCCGGCAGCGACGACGCCATGAACATCTACCTGGCGGTCTACTGCCGCCGGCTCAACCCCGAGGTCCTCATCCTGAGCCGCATCACCCACTCGCGGAACCTCGAAGCCATCTACCGCGCCGGCGCCGACTTCGCCCTCAGCTACACCTCCCAGGGTGTCGAGGACATCTTCGCTCAACTCCACGGCCAGGAACTGCTGGTCATCGGCGAAGGCGTGGAGCTGTTCGTGGTGCCCGCGCCGTCCTCCCTCGTGGGCCGCGACCTCGGCGGCTGCGCCGTCTCCGAGCGCACCGGCCTCACCGTCGTCGGCATCCAGCAGAACGGTCTCGTCGTCACCAACCCGCCGCCCTCCACGTCCCTGCACAAGGGGAGCGAGCTGATCATGCTCGGCAGCACCGAGCAGCGGCAGGCCTTTGCGGACAGTTTCGGGTGAGGGGCGTCAGGCGTCCGCGCGCGCCGGCCGCGCCATGCGGTAGCCGACGCCGCGTTCGTTGAAGATGTAGGTGGGCCGCGCGGCATTGTCGCCGAGCTTGCGGCGGAGCTTCTTGACGAAGGTGCGCACGAGTTCCGGGTCGCCCGAATCCTCCCCGCGCCACACCTGGCGGATGAGAGCCTCGTACGTCGATACCCGTCCCGCGTTGGCCGAGAGCACGCGCAGCATGTCGTACTCCGTGGCGGTGAGGCGCACGGGGCGGCCGCCCAGCGTCACCCGCCGCTGTTCGTAATGGATGGCGAGATCCTCCAGCACGAAGGGTTCGGGTTCCATGTGCCTGCGCAAAGCCGCCCGCACCCGCGCGGTCAGTTCCGTGGGCGAGAAGGGCTTGACGATGTAGTCCGCGGCGCCGGCCTCGAGCGCCCTTGCGATGGTCTCGTCGCGGCCGTAGCCGGAGATGAAGATGACCGGCACATCGGCGAGTTCGGGGACGCTTTCCATCAACTCGATGCCGTCGGCCCCGGGCAGGATCAGGTCCAGGAGCACCAACCGGGGCCGTTCCGTCCCGATGATGCGGGACAACTCCCGATGGTCGGCGGTGACGAGGGGGGAATAGCCCGCGTTGGCGAGGACGTCCTTGACGTAGCGGAGCACGTGCGGGTCGTCGTCCACCACGAGCACGGGCGTCGGCTCGCGTTCCCGAGGGGGGCGGGAACGGCTCCGGGGAGGCCCCGCGGGCTCCCCTTCGGCCACCGGCAGCGTGAAGGTGAAGCGCGCGCCCTGGCCCGGGCCGCCGCTCGCCGCCCATATACGGCCTCCGTGGGCCTCCACCAGCCCCTTGCAGATGACCAGCCCGAGCCCCTCCCCGTTGCCCCCGCCCGGGTGCTTCTGGAACAGCCGCGGCAGCAACTCCGGCGGCACGCCGCGCCCTTCGTCCGACACCGAGATGGCCACGTGCGTCCCGTCCCGCGCCGCCGCCACCCGGATCGGCGACGACACCGGCGCGCGCCGCGCCGCGTTGGCCAACAGGTTGTGCAGCACCTGCACGACGCGCCGCCGGTCGGCCATCATCCGCGGCAGGTCCGGCGGCAGGTCGATGAGCACCGTGTGCCGGCTCCCGCCGCTCAGGAAGGTGTTCCGCGCCTGATCCACCAGGGCCCGCGCTTCCGACGGTTGCGCCGTCACCGACAGGGTCCCCGCGTCCATGCGCCCGGCATCCATCAGGTCGCTGATGAGCCCGCGCATGGTGTCCGCCTGCTCGTCGATGATGCGGAAGAACTGCAGCATCTCGGCCCGGTCCAGGTCCGCCGGCGCCTCCAGCACGGTGGCCGCCGAGCCCTTGATGGACGTCAGCGGCGCGCGCAGTCCGTGGCTCACCATGTCCAGGAACTCCGCCCGCAGCCGCTCCAAGTCCTCCAGCGGCGTCAGGTCCTGCAGCGTCACCACCACCGACTCCAACTCTTCGCCCGCGGAACGGATCGGCGTGGCGTTGACCAGCGTCTTCACGCTGCGGCCGTCGGGGGCCAGCAGCAGGACCTCCTCGGCGCGTAGCGGCTCCGCCCTCCCCAGTTCGTCCAGCGCCGCTTCGCGCCCGTCCGCGCGCCGGCACCGCACCGCCTCCAGCACCTGCGCCGCCGAGCGCCCCGGCGCGCGCAGCCCTTCGACGATCCGCTTCGCCTCCGGATTGAGCGACACCGGCTCTCCGCGGCGCGCATCGAACACAACCACGCCCACCGGTGACGTATCCATCAGCGCCTCGACGATCGCCGCGCTCGGCGGCGCGGGACAGTCGCGCGCTGCCCCTTTCTCGGGCTTGAATTCACCGGGATGTTCCAACGCTCTACCCTTCGGGCTCTCCGGGAAATCGGGGCGCCTCACCGGGACCGCCTCCCTGTCCATCGCGGCCCGCCGGAGACGGCCGGACGCGCCGCGCGGCCCCTTCGGGCGGCGGTGTCGAGGATGGCAGGCCCGATTTTCGGTATAGCGCATCGTTATCGAAGTTGCCATGTTTTTATAGC
The DNA window shown above is from Deltaproteobacteria bacterium and carries:
- a CDS encoding MFS transporter, giving the protein MNTGSRSTFSSLRNRDFRYLWAGTCFLSGGLWIQQVTLGWATYEMTGSSILLGAINGLRFVPFLFFSPLAGVAADRTDRRRLMMSTQWCVLLTALSMGVVVSLGLLQVWHLFAFTLVTGVVWSFSEPVRQALIPDVVPRAELMNAVALNSAAFNLTKVIGPSVGGVLIVAFGLAGNFYIQSATYLFVLWMIYRMHVPERISEAAASSVLSNLREGIRYVWSDPVVFAVMATAMIPRLFAMPYQALLPIFQKDVLQVGADGLGLMMAAPGLGAMLAMLSVAHYASRVNRPGLLMLAALVLQGVFLALFALVRTLTLALATLVVVGGFQVLFMSVSNMVLHMTVPDQLRGRVMSIYMLDRGITPAGALLAGVSAHFIGAPYTVLGMGALVLALAAVVILFLPGLRKVRA
- the modC gene encoding molybdenum ABC transporter ATP-binding protein — encoded protein: MLEVDVERRLGDFRIEARFRSDRGVTALFGRSGAGKTSIVNMVSGLLKPDRGRIEVDGHVLFDSAGGIDLPPWKRRIGYVFQEGRLFPHLTVRRNLLYGLRFAPAAERYLTIEQVVALLDLSALLPRRPWSLSGGEKQRVAVGRALLSNPRVLLMDEPLASLDVLMKREILPYVERLDEMGIPILYVSHSLDEVSRLARNLVLVSAGRVAAAGEVDEILNRLELWSPEDETETGTMLTTRVARHDAEAGITHLEFRGGELRVPLAEIPEGVAVRVWIRARDVGVATERPRGLSLRNVLRGTLVEIGGDRADAGPVTELRVRIGDTTLTALVTRGAVRELALAPGQEVYALIKSANLDRRQLSLVAAMAGPDRTLV
- the modB gene encoding molybdate ABC transporter permease subunit, which codes for MWSLSPAEIEALRLSVRIAAWSTVVTLPLAVLAAHVLARYRFWGKEILNGLLHMPLVLPPVVTGYLLLLLLGRRGLVGAWLEETFGLVFAFRWTGAVVAAAVVAFPLMVRPIRLSLEAVDQRLESAARTLGANRVWTWLTVTLPLSLPGMVAGAILGFTRSLGEFGATITFVSNIPGETQTLSLAVHSALQVPGGETGALRLTLVIVAVTIVALVASEMLGRYVARKTRGYTANA
- the modA gene encoding molybdate ABC transporter substrate-binding protein, yielding MTVRGVRVLAGVLLLATVCAAPAAASERLLVFAAASLQGAVDAVAQGFERAGGARVALSFAASSTLARQIEQGAAADVYVSASPKWMDRLERRRWLRPGTRGDLLGNRLVLVAPAGSAAPVTIHSGFPLVRLLEGGRLAMGDPSYVPAGVYAKAALQTYGVWKAVAGRVAGTADVRRALALVARGEAPYGIVYVTDALADPKVAVVGTFPVHSHPPIHYSVAVPAASDHPQAERFLSFLWSPKARSVFEAHGFTGREP
- a CDS encoding amidase is translated as MAGRKVPYDPATAKLLCYASAVPSFLDGGDTPRAYLERCLETIDALEPEVKAFVRMNVDGARKAADAAGARYKDGRPLSVVDGMPLAIKDVHETEDMPMEVGSPVLKDFHTGWDGAAVHALRKGGALILGKTVTTEFAFAAPGPTRNPWDVSRTPGGSSSGSAAAVGAGMVPAATGTQVRGSVLRPAAYCGTYAIKASYGAINTLGGFPSAPSLAHLGILAGTLEDMWGTAWYISHGAGGDPGHPSLNGEPTLPPARKPGRVVRLESAGWDVTADDTRAVFEGYVETLRSRGVAVAGRAEDPDVEALERKLRELPEVILLMLTYEGRYPLALYADRCPELLSERVRERVEAGRSLTPADYARALDWCHAFRRQWEAMARGTDAFITLNSVDAAPVGMPVGNSIYGELSSVVGVPTLNLPLLALDEMPLGVQLLGYFRKDSELVGIGRWLAES
- a CDS encoding NAD-binding protein; the encoded protein is MKVLVSLLVSFMEHPETRRNLGVLLKFVGILVGIITVYSVLFHVIMVGVEGKDHSWVTGFYWALTVMSTLGFGDIVFDSDLGRIFSILVLLSGIILLLILLPFTLIRSFYGPWLESQIRGRAPRQVPDDLADHVIICGYDALATGLIERLALYDIPYRVIEPDPAEAARKHREGLSVIAGDVDSRQTYVNMRASRARLILANLGDAVNTNITITARDMAPNVPIIATAETEDAIDVLELSGCTHVLPLHQQLAERLANRVNAGHAEVHVIGGIRDLRIAEFAVHNTPFAGRTIRETQIREATGLEVVSVWDRGKLLPARPDTYLSHSSLLMVAGTEQQILELNLLLVIYDINYNPVLVIGGGKVGRATARALRRKEVDVHLIERNEALRARIGEIPSRLFLGEAADRDLIMEAGLSNTPAVVLSGSDDAMNIYLAVYCRRLNPEVLILSRITHSRNLEAIYRAGADFALSYTSQGVEDIFAQLHGQELLVIGEGVELFVVPAPSSLVGRDLGGCAVSERTGLTVVGIQQNGLVVTNPPPSTSLHKGSELIMLGSTEQRQAFADSFG
- a CDS encoding response regulator; this encodes MEHPGEFKPEKGAARDCPAPPSAAIVEALMDTSPVGVVVFDARRGEPVSLNPEAKRIVEGLRAPGRSAAQVLEAVRCRRADGREAALDELGRAEPLRAEEVLLLAPDGRSVKTLVNATPIRSAGEELESVVVTLQDLTPLEDLERLRAEFLDMVSHGLRAPLTSIKGSAATVLEAPADLDRAEMLQFFRIIDEQADTMRGLISDLMDAGRMDAGTLSVTAQPSEARALVDQARNTFLSGGSRHTVLIDLPPDLPRMMADRRRVVQVLHNLLANAARRAPVSSPIRVAAARDGTHVAISVSDEGRGVPPELLPRLFQKHPGGGNGEGLGLVICKGLVEAHGGRIWAASGGPGQGARFTFTLPVAEGEPAGPPRSRSRPPREREPTPVLVVDDDPHVLRYVKDVLANAGYSPLVTADHRELSRIIGTERPRLVLLDLILPGADGIELMESVPELADVPVIFISGYGRDETIARALEAGAADYIVKPFSPTELTARVRAALRRHMEPEPFVLEDLAIHYEQRRVTLGGRPVRLTATEYDMLRVLSANAGRVSTYEALIRQVWRGEDSGDPELVRTFVKKLRRKLGDNAARPTYIFNERGVGYRMARPARADA